A stretch of Brassica napus cultivar Da-Ae chromosome C6, Da-Ae, whole genome shotgun sequence DNA encodes these proteins:
- the LOC106405595 gene encoding L-type lectin-domain containing receptor kinase V.5-like, with product MSRELTLFEAVLVLFLTLFNNSHGYFLPAGSVGIGFNGYFTLTNTTKHTHGQAFDSEPLSFTNPSTNLTTSFSINFFFAIVPEHNNQGSHGMAFVISPTRGLPGASSDQYLGIFNETTNGKSSNNVIAIELDIHKDQEFGDIDDNHVGININDMRSVVSASAGYYDDEDGQFKNLSLISRNVMRLSIVYSQPDQQLNVTLFPAEISVPPRKPLLSLNQDLSPYLLEEMYLGFTASTGSVGAVHYMMGWFIVGEISYPSLEFGRQPNLPPYPKKASHRTRTVLAVCLTVSVIAAFIALWFGLVFYLRHKKVKEVLEEWEIQYGPHRFAYKELSNATKGFKEKQLLGRGGFGQVYRGTLPGSDAEIAVKRTSHDSRQGMREFLAEISTIGRLRHPNLVRLLGYCRHKEHLYLVYDFMPNGSLDKYLYRNGENQERLTWETRFKIIKDVASALLYLHQEWVQVIIHRDIKPANVLIDHEMNARLGDFGLAKLYDQGFDPQTSKVAGTFGYIAPELLRTGRATTSTDVYAFGLVMLEVVCGRRLIERRAVENEEVLVDWIVELWEKGEDILDAAEENIRQEQNRGQVELVLKLGVLCSHQGVSIRPAMSTVMQFLNGVSQLPDNLLDVMRDEKLRGLPETSMEMLLGLNSSTFTHS from the coding sequence ATGTCTCGTGAACTTACTCTCTTTGAAGCCGTTCTTGTTCTGTTCCTAACTCTGTTTAACAACTCCCATGGCTACTTCCTCCCAGCAGGATCCGTAGGAATCGGCTTTAACGGTTACTTCACGTTGACAAACACGACAAAACACACACACGGTCAAGCTTTCGACAGCGAACCACTTTCATTCACAAACCCATCAACAAACCTCACAACATCTTTCTCCATCAACTTCTTCTTCGCTATCGTCCCTGAGCATAACAACCAAGGCTCACACGGTATGGCTTTCGTTATCTCTCCCACAAGAGGCCTCCCCGGAGCTTCCTCTGATCAATACTTAGGTATATTCAACGAAACAACCAACGGTAAAAGCTCTAACAACGTGATAGCTATCGAGTTAGATATACATAAAGACCAAGAGTTTGGTGATATTGATGATAATCATGTTGGGATTAACATCAATGATATGAGATCTGTTGTCTCTGCTTCTGCTGGTTActatgatgatgaagatggacAGTTTAAGAATCTTTCTTTGATTAGTAGAAATGTAATGAGGCTTTCTATAGTTTATAGTCAGCCTGATCAACAGCTTAATGTTACTCTCTTCCCTGCCGAGATCTCTGTTCCTCCTCGAAAACCGCTTTTGTCGTTAAACCAAGATCTTTCTCCATATTTGCTTGAGGAAATGTATCTTGGATTCACTGCTTCAACTGGTTCAGTTGGTGCAGTTCATTACATGATGGGTTGGTTTATTGTTGGAGAGATCAGTTATCCGAGTTTGGAGTTTGGTAGGCAACCAAACCTTCCTCCATATCCAAAGAAAGCATCTCACAGAACAAGAACCGTTTTAGCGGTCTGCTTAACTGTATCCGTAATCGCTGCATTTATCGCCTTGTGGTTTGGTTTAGTCTTTTACTTGAGACACAAGAAAGTTAAAGAAGTTCTTGAGGAATGGGAGATACAATATGGACCTCATAGGTTTGCTTACAAggagctttccaatgccacaaAGGGTTTCAAGGAGAAACAACTTCTTGGAAGAGGAGGTTTTGGTCAAGTCTATAGAGGCACACTTCCTGGTTCTGATGCAGAGATTGCTGTGAAACGGACTTCTCATGATTCAAGGCAAGGGATGAGAGAGTTTCTAGCCGAGATATCGACAATTGGTCGGCTCAGACATCCAAATCTAGTCAGGCTTTTGGGGTATTGTAGGCATAAAGAACATCTCTACTTGGTTTATGACTTCATGCCTAATGGAAGTCTTGACAAGTATCTATACCGTAACGGTGAGAATCAAGAACGGCTTACTTGGGAGACACGTTTCAAGATTATAAAAGATGTTGCATCTGCTTTACTATATCTGCATCAAGAATGGGTACAGGTCATTATACATAGAGATATTAAACCGGCTAATGTATTAATCGACCATGAGATGAATGCACGGCTAGGAGATTTTGGATTGGCTAAGCTGTATGATCAGGGATTTGATCCGCAAACATCTAAAGTAGCTGGAACGTTCGGGTATATTGCACCTGAGCTGCTAAGAACAGGGAGAGCAACTACAAGCACCGATGTTTACGCGTTTGGGTTGGTTATGCTTGAAGTAGTGTGCGGTAGACGGTTGATAGAGAGACGTGCAGTGGAGAATGAAGAAGTTCTTGTGGATTGGATAGTGGAGCTTTGggagaaaggagaagatattCTTGATGCCGCTGAAGAAAACATACGTCAGGAACAGAACAGGGGACAGGTTGAGCTTGTTTTGAAGCTTGGTGTGTTGTGCTCGCATCAAGGTGTATCGATTAGACCAGCGATGAGTACTGTTATGCAGTTCTTGAATGGAGTTTCACAGCTTCCGGATAATCTTCTTGATGTCATGAGGGATGAGAAGTTGAGAGGATTGCCTGAGACTTCGATGGAAATGCTACTTGGTTTGAATTCATCCACGTTTACACACTCTTAG
- the LOC106405534 gene encoding salutaridine reductase-like, translating to MDHLISLISPIPSSNRWWSEETMAVVTGANKGIGFEVVKMLSKLGLTVVLTARNAKNGSIASDSLRRDGFQNVHFFWLDVSDPSSISAFVSWFLLNFGVLDILVNNAAVSFNAVGENSIREPETIIKTNYYGAKLLTDALLPLFRRSVSVGRILNISSRLGALNKLRNPSLRQTLESEELTYEQIDATVTQFLEDVSKGTYEENGWPENWSDYAVSKMALNAYSRVLARRYDGKKLSVNCYCPGFTRTSMTGGQGTHTAEEAAATIATLVLLPPEKLTSGKFFMCVEPNKIISRL from the exons ATGGATCATCTAATTTCTCTTATTTCTCCAATACCCTCTTCAAACAG ATGGTGGTCGGAAGAAACAATGGCAGTTGTGACCGGAGCAAACAAAGGTATAGGTTTTGAGGTGGTGAAGATGTTATCGAAGCTTGGACTAACCGTAGTCTTAACCGCCAGAAACGCCAAGAATGGAAGCATCGCATCCGATTCCCTCCGCCGCGATGGCTTTCAAAACGTTCATTTCTTTTGGCTCGACGTCTCGGATCCTTCTTCCATCTCCGCCTTTGTCTCCTGGTTCCTTCTCAACTTTGGCGTACTCGACATTCTA GTGAACAACGCGGCCGTTTCATTTAACGCGGTCGGCGAAAACTCAATCAGAGAGCCAGAGACCATAATCAAGACCAATTACTACGGTGCCAAGCTTTTAACGGATGCACTTTTGCCGTTATTTCGCCGCTCGGTCTCCGTGGGACGCATCCTTAACATTAGCTCAAGGCTTGGCGCATTAAAC AAACTGAGAAACCCTAGTTTAAGACAAACCCTAGAAAGTGAAGAGCTCACGTACGAACAAATCGATGCCACAGTCACTCAGTTTCTTGAAGACGTGAGCAAAGGGACGTATGAGGAGAATGGATGGCCGGAAAATTGGTCGGACTACGCCGTCTCCAAGATGGCCTTGAACGCTTACTCTAGAGTCTTGGCTCGACGTTACGACGGCAAAAAACTAAGTGTGAATTGCTACTGCCCTGGTTTCACTCGTACGTCTATGACAGGTGGTCAAGGGACTCACACGGCGGAAGAAGCTGCCGCAACCATCGCCACGTTGGTTTTGCTTCCTCCGGAGAAGTTGACCTCCGGCAAATTTTTCATGTGCGTGGAGCCCAATAAGATTATTTCCAGGTTGTAA